agataaaattaaattcatgataCTTTAGTCAAACCTATAGTCTATTgatcattaaagaaaaatttgaattctAATCCAGATGTATCATATTAAAAACTCCATGTTATGTTGAAGGAAAGGAGATTTTATGCTCGAATCTGAAATTCatctttcactaaaaaaaaccattaataaatcaaaaaaatctaaagtccGAGGGATGCACCAGGGATCTCTTGCTCTATTGCACAATATAAACTTATTGATTGCTTTATTGAAAGTAACCCGTGTTTGAGGAAAAAATTCACCACCTGTATAAtgctttgtttgtttcaaggaaaatgaattcccgaaattcattttcctcactttcccatgtttggtgaCTATCAGGAAAAtaagtcaaagaaaaatcaattcctTCCAATTCCAGTCAACTTAAACTTTCCCTTTCCTcgtaggaaagtgttttcctttccttatcaaaaggaaaacactttcttattTTGAGCTCCGTTAAAACAATCCTTGATCTTGTTTGTCTGTTCCAACAAAACTTttatttctgttaatttatcttttgcctgtcaattttttttctcatacccAACccagttttcttctttctcgtCACATTCAACCCAGAAAAACCCAACCAACTGAAGCATCACAATCAAGCCATAAAACACACATTTTTTCTTCCACATTCGGCACATTCAACATCTGCACAGAAAAACCCAACCAATTGAAGCATCACAATCAAGTCATTTTTCCTTCACACATTCGGCAGCTTCTTGAGAGAAATCAAAATCCCCAACAAAACCCAACTAGCCCCTACCCTGTGACAGATCCAGCACAAAGAGAGACGCAAACATGAGGGTAAACTGTCGGGTGAGAGAGGGATGAGAACTGGGGATGATGAGCAGATCTTGAGGTCTAGCTCTCCTGCTCCTTGCCCCTTCAATATGTGATGGTGTCCTGCTTCTTCAGAGAACAGGGGATTGGTGAGACAGAGCCGAGAGAGAATGATCTGTGATAGGCGAGAGAGAACGAACAGTGATAGGCAATAAAATTATTAGGGGGAATGAGGGGAATTAGGGGAATCAGAGGGGAATGAAAGGCGAGCCTGAGAAACCGAAGTGTAAGTGACCGATTGCCAGGGGAACGACAAACCGATTGCCAGGGGAACGACAAACCGAATGAGATGGGAATGACAGTGGAATGAAATGGGAGCAGAAACCGAACGAATGAAACCGAACGGGAATGAAACCGAATGAGGAGAATGAATGAAATTGTCTTTAATTTTATGGGAGAGAGTTAGAGATAGGCAGAATAGAGAAAATTACACAGGGAAGGGGAATGAAACCGAAATATGGGGAAGAAATGAAACtgtctttaattttatgttaatttattcATATTGTTGTAGTAGAaccaattataatatatattcgatcatttggtccaaaatgaaatgttggTAAAAGCATTTATGgtaaaaaatgctaatttgagaaaaatttgGGTTCAGAATTTTGTGAACCAACACTGCTACAGGCCTGCTTGCTAAGATGGTTTTAATATGTCGAAAATTTAGGTTCAGactatgtttgttatttgacaAGTATGACATCGAAAcgtaatatttatgcatgattGTGTTTGATGTtaggtatttatatttatttcttaatgattatttgatatatattcaaGGGGTAATTGCCTTTacccgtaaaaaaaaatatttatccaaaaaaccaatcaaaatatattttgtatgtatttatcttttaaaaaaattcttcataccaaaaaaaaaaactaatttggctttcttcatatgaaaaaaaaaacttattttaagcttttaaaattgaaaaaaatatattactaggttttgcttcaaaaatatttcacaagcttatttctatataatatgatatgatatatatagttatattttataaaataagctatgtatgaatataggatataataataataaaaaaaaattatcattatactttttagattttatttttttattgtaagtgattaaatatttatattaaatattttatatatatatatagataaacttgaaaaaaaaataattcattaataaattattttccagttcattttccataacacaaacaaacaccggaaagtgttttccagtttattttccataacactaccaaacatcggaattcactttccaggaattcactttccaaaaggaattcactttcctgcaaacaaacggagcctaaagtTGATTTTAGATTACAAGCCACTTTAAATTATACATTAGATTTGAAATGACTACATCCTTCAAAAACAatcttatcaaaaaaaatacaattgcaTGATTTGACCTATTAATTGTCATCCTTGTCCAGGCTACAAATCTTTTGATCCGGTTTATATCTcatcaatttcataaataaacGTTACAAGATTGAGCTCCTTTACGTGATCTATCATgctatataaataaacaaaaagattgatatgatagttttgtttttattcttcgGTGATAGTTTACTTTTTCCTTGGAATCCAAAGTGTATCTcttctattatatttaataCATAAGTGTTTATAACGTTCAAGTAAATATGGTTTATTTGTTTGTATAACATTTTtccattaattctttttttttttctgacaataaaaatatactcGGAGCTtacaaatcaatcaaaattagattatttttttctaaattatttgtaaaataagATTTTGTAAAGACAAATAAGAGGTTACCTTTGTATTATTGATTAGCCATGTATTAATCTAAAATATGGAATATATCAATGTAAAAGAAATACAGATTAATCTAAACCATCTAAAAGCAAtggaaaaacaatgataaacacatacaaaaaaacctgaattaaaataattttttaatatgatagaCTGTTATGAGGATTATAACTATTAGaaaatagtataaattatattttaaaattttgtatgaTATTTTAAGTTCTtggattgaaatttaaaatgattttttaacatgatattcaAAAATTTACTGACCAAATAACCACAAGTTTAAATcacacttttaattaaaattaattaaaaataaaaataactagtgTGAATATGTGAAAGTTTCAAGTCCAATAACTCAAGTTTTAaagttgaaatatatatatatagtaacatCCTATTCATGCTTGAAACCCAAGTAATTTTTTCTAGTGTAGAGATAATTCATTTGGTCATCAAGCGAACATTATCTAGCCTAATTGAAAATGAGAAAGATAATGAGCACAcagttcattggtttcacactCAGAAGTGTGTTGaaggaattaaataaatatctattaTACTTTTGCTGCATGCTATTCAGCTAAATAGCTAGAAAACTAAGAATAGTTAAACAAAGACAACATGatagcttttcctttttttctttgtcatctAGGCTGTTTATAATATAATCgactatatattataaaaaacgaAAATAGAAAGTTAAAGAAAGACAATATAGGTATGACCTATTAAGGTCAAAAACGAACCAACTCAAATTTCTGAGAATTCGTGTGATCACACATAGAGTTGTGCATCTTGACTTTAATTAcatcaaattttatttggtGCACCAAAGATATAATGTACACCAGCACCATAAAGTATAATATTCTTTGGTTGACAAGAATTTGaaatgctagctagctagctagcaattGCATTTGTCAATGTAAATGCAAAGCTGGCTTAGAAGTCCATGATATCTCTCAAATCAATCCCGAGATATAAAAAAGACTAACTAAAACAAGTCACTTATGGGCCCATCATCTGTGTCGATATGTATGAATGCTGAGTTGTTTCCATCTTGTCGTTGTTGAGGAGTAGCGGtattaattattgaaaagatGGCATCAAACTACTGGCTGTGAATTTGGttaattatatgtaaaataaattggttgttattattattattatataaggATAGATTGAACcacctaaaaaaccaaatacaATAAGTTATGATGGATTTgtacaaagaaaaaggagagagagcaCAGTTTCTAATTTGCTATTAATATTATCATGGCATGGATTTGCACGTTAATTTGATAATGAagtataaatctaaaaaaatcaatctatgaTTCTTTCTACCCGtttgtattaatttatttcgctttcctctttcttcttttttttgtacgGAAAGAGATGGGAGAACCTACCGCGAAGCACTTTACATTTTGAGCTTGTTTTCTTCGCCAATTTAGCAATGAGCTGGCTCCTCATTTCTCCTTTCAGAGACTGGAAAATACATGCTTCTTTGACCCCTAGCTAGGACCCAAGCCAGacaatataagaaaattttaattgctcctcaaggtgtgtgtgtgtgtgttcttaATTTCTTTGACCCCTAGCTAGGACCAAGCCAGACAATATAAGAAAACTTTGCTCCtcaaggtgtgtgtgtgtgtgtgtgtgtgtgtgttctctTAATTTCTTTGACCCCTAGCTAGGACCAAGCCAGACAATATAAGAAAACTTTGCTCCtcaaggtgtgtgtgtgtgtgtgtgtgtgtgtgtgtgtgtgttcttaATTTCTCCTGTCATCCACGGAGTCGTTTTTCTGGAAATGTTAACACTTGTTTCTCTGTGTGAACGTCGGCTGAAGAATTAACAAATGAACTCCGATCTCCCTCTCACGGCAGCTCTTGTTGACAAATATGAATGACCGAGCTAGTGAATGTTTCAACATCCTCAACAAACAGCTACACAACAAATCCAAATGGAAGGTATAATGGCTAtattattagaatattaaaaagTTGATCCCTACACAACAAGCATGCACCCATGACTAATAATTTTGCACTCAATTAAGCAGTAATTCTATAATGCCACAACAGAAATTGACAAGGAAATTCAAAGCCTCCCAGCCATCAAGATATATTGATCAAACTTGGCATGCTGCACATCCAATGGTTGAGGAGAGAGCATGCGCACCATCCAAAACCAGACATGAAAATCCACAGAAAATCGTGCCCTTGTGCCGCGCAAGACCCAGGAAACTTCTCTCTAGCCATTTCAAAACGTTTGAACAAGCTAGAATGATGTATTGTGTAAGCAGTGACATCAATGGCAAGAGGTAGAGtacttgcattttattttttcgagGAATCCGTGCGACGTCAACTaagctataattattttttattatttaaaaattattttttacattaatatatcaaaaaaatgagataacactaaaaaaattaatttcaaacagataaaaaaatttaaaaataaataaattataaagtgaaGTGAATAaacagtgatttttttttttttttttgagttggtGACTATATATAAGATAGATAGGACATTGAAAATTGTTCAACCTGAGACTCATGAATATTATTAGATACATACCACTTTCATCACTAAACCATGTCATGAAACTTGTAAGCTGCTGCAATTGAGGTTTTGACCCAGCGATTAaagagatttattttgttttctctgcaTCCTGGATTCAAACCTTACTGTGCACGCCTGTTACTCCTGTGGTGCTTTACATGTTTATTGAGTTTGCAAAATGTTCAGTAATGGTCATAAGATTAATCGTGATACGCGTAAGCTAGCCGGACatccacataaataaaaataaaaaacgtgTAAGCTGTCAGTGCTTGATCTTGAATTTTTCCCGAGGCCACAAAGGGACCAGGTCAATTTTGTCAATCATAGTGCTTaccttttttctatgtttttgaCTTATGAGCATGGAAAAAGAGAATTTACGTCATGCATGTATTTTCCTTTGGTGTTTGCTTTTCAACCCTACAATTTTAATAATGAATATTATAAGTATCCCACCACTGTTaaatgtttataatttatttttctgcatCAACCCTAAGGTGGTAGGTCAGGTGGTGGATATATACTCTTATAGTTCTAAACCCTACATTgcaaaaatcacattttttttttattaaatttcatgggtaagcaagttttttttttcttttgttaactTCTCTCAAATTAGAATGttagaatttgaaatttaagaacCCGAAGGGAGTGTGTTTGGGGTCGAAATGTTTTGGTGATTATTGAAGGGTGGATTTTGGCAATCGGACATGTGTGAAAAACCCATTGGTTATATCCgattatattgttttatctattaaaaaataatgtcaatAAATTCTCATTTCAGtcttataattttgaaaaaaagaaatagtccCTCTactttcttatttaaaatttgattcttatttgaaagattttttagGTCCTTATGTGTTCTTCAAAAATACAATCTGTctccttaaaataattttttaattatttgaaccataaaaattataataatatatgaaagttgtcaaactttcattttaatccctttaatttaaaaaaaaaatatgaattcttAATCACGTAATGATTTAAGGAAAAATGAAATTACCTTTACCACAAGCACTATCGATACAATAATACAAAGAAAACTATTTGAATCATGGACAATAATTGCAAGGAGGTTTTGTTATAAGGACTAGATTATAAACGTGAGGACCAAAGGATCCCAAAAGGGGACCaaattgcaataaaataaaactacagTCTAGataaatttcttaagaaaaaaactttacaactaaaatgaaattaagTCTCTGAAAAACGGCATTATGGATGACAAATGAGTTTTCGACATGTTTCTAACGCATTAAAACTCACCCTCCAAAAGTAAACCAAGAATGTTGACTCCAAGCAAACTATCTTGGATCACAGCACATGCCTATAAGCTGTCGAAAATTCAAATCATAAGGTCTCAATTGGATGAGGTTGCACTGAGGTGTAAATATGACATATTTCCATACATCAAAAGGAttcaatttagatatttttaaactataattaatttctttgatCATTAATTAGTTTTCTAAGTTTTAATCTTGGAATCAACATCTGTAGCAATTTGCTTTCGTTAATATACCAGGTAGAGAATGCATCATGAATTGAACTGTAGAAAAGGAGGTTAAATGACCTAGCTAGATAGCTAGGATGCTCaagaatatattataaatatattctgttattacatattataaattaatcgaTCTGAAGACACACACATAGATAGAATCAGTAACATATATAACACTAGCAGTAAAGTCCCATATAGAAAGTGCTTGGCGATTTGGCAGATGTAGTTGGAACTACATGGAGTGATCATAGCATGTGCGAAGACACACCTCTTGTTGCGTTGCAGACatgaagataaaagaaaagggaatgcAGCCACTTTGTGATGCCCTACTTTAGCTAGAGCCGAGCAAATCATTGCCAAAACGTCAAAGCAATCTTTCCCGCTTTTATTACTGCATGCCATTCCATGAACAACTTGAGCAAACTTTGTGACAGGTGCATTTACTTAATTCCACCAATTGTACGTACTTTTTACGTttcatttaagaaattaatagaTAATACAGCACTAAGTCTTCCACAGCTCCATTGATCTTTATCTATCGCTCTGAGTCACTAATATAAACCTGGATTTAACCCAATTACCAATGAATGTTGTCTAGTGGTGCCCACACTCATGAAAATATGCTATTTTAATCTAGAAACTAATTAAACTCGATTTCTCTGTGAGGATTGAGATCTAATAATAGTTTGGTTTTGCTATTTAACATAATCTAGAGTAGTAAAGTTTGCGTTAATgatgtatttaaattatttacagAATTcatttctaatgtttttctaataaGTGGTGATTGATTTTTGAGTTCAGGTTCCGCATACAATTTAATAGTTAGTTAAGCCTAAAAAAACGAAAAGAATGGTGTCAAATTAAGTTCCTCTTAATTCATTCTGCTATGAAGCAATTCAACCAAAACAGTAGAAATCAAGAGGATTAAATGGAAAGAAATTAGCTGCTTATCATTAATGAACGGGAAAATGATCGATGAAGTGGTGAAAATGAAAGTGaaagtcacaaaaaaaaaaaaaaaaaacaaaacaaaaacaaaaacaaatttcttgaCTAAATTAAATTCTCAAGGTTTCCTGACATCCAGACTCCAAATTcctatagatatatatataaactgaacAAACTGGTTTATACAGCTAGTATTGTCATTGTGGCCCAAAGAAGCTTGAATCTTCAAAAGATGAATCTTGTGGCATGCTTTGCAAGCAAGTTTCATAGTCAGAAACAAGCTGAGGATAACCAAGAGAGCTTATATGTCCCCAGCTGTTACTTTCTGCAGAACTAGCCCCCGTGCTGCCACTGGCAGCCATGTCCATCCCATAGAAACTATCCAAACCTTCTACACGTTGTGGGTTGCTACAGACCAATCCACCTAGCTCGACCAACAAGTTTTCAAGTCCAGCTTGACACATATCTGGACCGTTGTAGTTGCTATTAGGAAATTGTGAACAACTGGTACTATCCATTGATCGCATGGGTGCCGAAGAAGAAAGCACATCTATGGAGTTTGTGTATGGTACTTGATCTTGTCTGCTTGAACCGTCGAGAGGGTAATTGTTGACTGTAGTGAATAGGGCTGACTCTTGATTATTGTCAGAAAATCTCCCACCAAGTTTGATCAGCAAGTTCCTAATGGATTCTTGATCCATCAAATGAGAATCTTGGTTTTGATTCATGACTAGAGCTGGTACCTCTGGCCAGTAAGGGCTTTGTTGATGAGGGATAGCCCCAGGAACCATGAAGCTCTCgtttatttctctctttgtcATGATTTCTTGCTTGA
This Populus alba chromosome 7, ASM523922v2, whole genome shotgun sequence DNA region includes the following protein-coding sequences:
- the LOC118063347 gene encoding transcription factor RAX3 isoform X1; this translates as MGRAPCCDKANVKKGPWSPEEDAILKAYIEQHGTGGNWIALPQKIVGLKRCGKSCRLRWLNYLRPNIKHGGFSEEEDNIICSLYISIGSRWSIIAAQLPGRTDNDIKNYWNTRLKKKLLGKQRKEQAARRASLKQEIMTKREINESFMVPGAIPHQQSPYWPEVPALVMNQNQDSHLMDQESIRNLLIKLGGRFSDNNQESALFTTVNNYPLDGSSRQDQVPYTNSIDVLSSSAPMRSMDSTSCSQFPNSNYNGPDMCQAGLENLLVELGGLVCSNPQRVEGLDSFYGMDMAASGSTGASSAESNSWGHISSLGYPQLVSDYETCLQSMPQDSSFEDSSFFGPQ
- the LOC118063347 gene encoding transcription factor RAX3 isoform X2; the encoded protein is MGRAPCCDKANVKKGPWSPEEDAILKAYIEQHGTGGNWIALPQKIGLKRCGKSCRLRWLNYLRPNIKHGGFSEEEDNIICSLYISIGSRWSIIAAQLPGRTDNDIKNYWNTRLKKKLLGKQRKEQAARRASLKQEIMTKREINESFMVPGAIPHQQSPYWPEVPALVMNQNQDSHLMDQESIRNLLIKLGGRFSDNNQESALFTTVNNYPLDGSSRQDQVPYTNSIDVLSSSAPMRSMDSTSCSQFPNSNYNGPDMCQAGLENLLVELGGLVCSNPQRVEGLDSFYGMDMAASGSTGASSAESNSWGHISSLGYPQLVSDYETCLQSMPQDSSFEDSSFFGPQ